One Serpentinicella alkaliphila DNA segment encodes these proteins:
- a CDS encoding ECF transporter S component produces MNTRKLLYNLIITGLLMALVTVATMLIKVPIPVTNGYIHVGDSMIFLAAIMFGKRKGALAGGIGSAFADLLWGYPQWILPTLVVKGLMGYLVGAIADQDNDNVINLRNILALVIGAITMATGYLFVGAIMTGSFVAVLVEGFPADLVQGFGGAALFIPIGIALKKTDYFKGSILNKSL; encoded by the coding sequence ATGAACACTAGAAAATTATTATATAATTTAATTATAACAGGGTTATTAATGGCCTTAGTAACAGTTGCAACAATGCTGATCAAAGTGCCGATTCCAGTAACTAATGGATATATACATGTAGGGGATAGTATGATTTTCTTAGCTGCAATTATGTTTGGTAAAAGAAAAGGGGCTCTTGCTGGGGGTATAGGCTCAGCTTTTGCAGATTTACTATGGGGGTATCCACAATGGATATTACCAACTTTAGTTGTAAAGGGGCTAATGGGTTATTTAGTTGGAGCAATTGCAGATCAAGATAATGATAACGTAATTAATTTAAGAAATATTCTAGCATTAGTTATAGGTGCTATAACTATGGCAACAGGCTATTTATTTGTGGGTGCTATTATGACTGGAAGCTTTGTTGCAGTTTTAGTTGAGGGGTTCCCGGCTGACTTAGTTCAAGGATTCGGTGGGGCCGCACTATTTATACCAATCGGTATTGCTTTAAAAAAAACAGATTATTTCAAAGGATCTATACTAAATAAAAGCTTATAA